The segment NNNNNNNNNNNNNNNNNNNNNNNNNNNNNNNNNNNNNNNNNNNNNNNNNNNNNNNNNNNNNNNNNNNNNNNNNNNNNNNNNNNNNNNNNNNNNNNNNNNNNNNNNNNNNNNNNNNNNNNNNNNNNNNNNNNNNNNNNNNNNNNNNNNNNNNNNNNNNNNNNNNNNNNNNNNNNNNNNNNNNNNNNNNNNNNNNNNNNNNNNNNNNNNNNNNNNNNNNNNNNNNNNNNNNNNNNNNNNNNNNNNNNNNNNNNNNNNNNNNNNNNNNNNNNNNNNNNNNNNNNNNNNNNNNNNNNNNNNNNNNNNNNNNNNNNNNNNNNNNNNNNNNNNNNNNNNNNNNNNNNNNNNNNNNNNNNNNNNNNNNNNNNNNNNNNNNNNNNNNNNNNNNNNNNNNNNNNNNNNNNNNNNNNNNNNNNNNNNNNNNNNNNNNNNNNNNNNNNNNNNNNNNNNNNNNNNNNNNNNNNNNNNNNNNNNNNNNNNNNNNNNNNNNNNNNNNNNNNNNNNNNNNNNNNNNNNNNNNNNNNNNNNNNNNNNNNNNNNNNNNNNNNNNNNNNNNNNNNNNNNNNNNNNNNNNNNNNNNNNNNNNNNNNNNNNNNNNNNNNNNNNNNNNNNNNNNNNNNNNNNNNNNNNNNNNNNNNNNNNNNNNNNNNNNNNNNNNNNNNNNNNNNNNNNNNNNNNNNNNNNNNNNNNNNNNNNCCCCGCGCCGCCCCGTAGGCCAGGCCCGCCGTCGCCGCCGCGTAGCCGTGGCTCAGCGCCAGGTACGCGTCCCCCGACAGCGACTTGAGGTCGGCCATGGCCGCGCGGCCGCTCGCGCGTCGGTTCGGCTGTCGGTCGGTCCCCGCGCCTCCCCGCCTCCGCGCGCCGGGCCTCTCTGGCCGCCTCGGCCAAGCCTGCgggccgcctcctcctcctcttctcccggTCCTCGTCCTTCTcggctcttctctccctcctcctctcctcccccacccctcgccGCCGCGTGCAGGGCTGGGCCCGGGGGCGGGCTCGAGCTCCCACTCGCTCTGCTCCAGTTTTAAGGTGCGGGGGCGCCCGCTGGGACTTCGCGGCCATCCAATCAGAAGGGACTTGGTGACCGCCTCTTCTCGGAGCCTGGCTCCACGGGCAGCTGGCGCAGACCGACGGCCAGCCGGGTCGGGGGGCCGCTGGTATGGAGGGAGCTGGAGGTCTGGGTGGAGATGGAGTGGCTGCGGCTTTATGGGCTTCTCGGCCTCTCCGGTTGTCTCCTTCCGCCACCCGGGCTTGCCACCACAGAACGCTCGCGCCTCACGTGGGTCTTGTCTTGCGTTCCTCTGGCAGGAGCCGGCTCCCCCAGGCGCAGCGGTCCGAGCGGGGAGCGCGCAGCACAACCCGGGACACCGTGCCACGCGGGCCCGAGCAGGTGCGGAGGGCACGCCTGGGGCCCTCTGCCCGGGTCTGGGGCGCGCAGCCCCAGCTGGGTGCCCTCCCCGAGCCAAAGCACAGCTGTTCAACCGAGTTCGCAAACCGCTCACTCTGGCCACCAGCTCTGGGGCGCCAGGCGTGGAGGAACCATCAGGGACCTACCTCCCTGGCCCTCCAGTCCCGGCCACCTCCTTTCCCAGGGTACCTGCGTCTTGAAGTGATTTCCACGCTCTCCCCAAGTCTTAGTGATTTAAGGCAGGGATTGGAGTTATAGGACAAAACTTGTTTAGGATAAACCTCTTGGTTCAGTTTTCTGGAATTTCAAGTATAAGGGTTTCTCACACTTGTCCAAGTGCAGAGAGGGAATCTTCTGGTTTTCTACTTGCCAGGGCGCGGCCTCCATGGTGGAGTTGGGGAGGATGGCCAGTGAgagactgggggtgagggggctgtAAGTCTGGCCTGTGTCTCCTGCCAGGGACATTGGGGTGGCATCCCCAGGTGGGCTTTCTGGGGTATTGCCGGAGCACCTGGGGGGGGCAGCTGGGATGCATGATGTGGGATTCTGCAGTTCTCCCATTAGCCTGCAATGGGGTGGGGGCCGTGTGGTCACTGGGCACAGCTTCCTCAGTGGGAGGAACCAGCCGCCAGGGAAAGTTCCCGCGGCTGAGGGGAGGGCCTGGGGACTAAGGCCAGGCCTGTCTGAAAGGTTGAGAGGGGTGGCGGAGCCCTGAGTTTCTAACACACATTAAAGGAGCCCAGGAACAGCTCAAACGGGGGGTGGTAAGGAGCTGAGGGCAGCATGGCTCCGTCCTCAAACCCTGGGTGCGCTTGGAGAATACACTGAGGGAATGGCTTAACCCCTGGACGCCCTAGCAGTGCCCACAGCTGACTCTTCTCCTTGTTCTTGGACCGAAAACCACGAAAGCAATGAGTGCACAGCAGCTTGCAGGCCTTCTCCCGGAGTTTCCAGAGGTGCTGCTGGGGTGAAGGCCAGGACCCCAGACTTTCTCCCAGGTGGGGAGCTGCCCGGAGGCCCGGGAGCTGGAGAGGATGCTTGCTTGCCACCTCGGTCCAGAGACAAGGGTCACCCTGCCTCCAGCACGAGACCTTGGCAAAGTGGCTTAATGTCTCTGCTCTCCAGGTTCCTTCAAGGAGAGG is part of the Neomonachus schauinslandi chromosome 10, ASM220157v2, whole genome shotgun sequence genome and harbors:
- the BHLHE23 gene encoding class E basic helix-loop-helix protein 23 — translated: MSLAGDTGQTYSPLTPSLSLAILPNSTMEAAPWQVENQKIPSLHLDKYLQLPPYQRPPDPAGRRSAPAARGARLREEAVTKSLLIGWPRSPSGRPRTLKLEQSEWELEPAPGPSPARGGEGGRAAMADLKSLSGDAYLALSHGYAAATAGLAYGAGPGGAADARRRPREQRSLRLSINARERRRMHDLNDALDGLRAVIPYAHSPSVRKLSKIATLLLAKNYILMQAQALDEMRRLVAYLNQGQGLAAPVTAAPLAPFGQAAVYSFSAGAPLPCPDKCTAFSGTPSALCKHCNEKP